The genomic window TAGACCGAGATAGGGCAACACGCTCGTATCGAAATGCATCACCAGCGCCTGCTGTCGACGTGCGCGATACAGAGCGCAGATGCCGCGCGTAAGCCTGTCTGTATACAACATCTCGGCGGTTCCGTCGGACGCCTCCCCAACTCGATCCAGAGCAATTTTTCTGTCGCCATTGGCAACCAGTGGCCAGCTTATCGAGTCCTCAGTATGGTCTACGCGATCTCCACGAGAGTAGTGCAACCGCACCCTGTCAATCTCTCGCGGCAGAATCAGCCGATCTCCGGCCTCCACTGCGAACAGCGGATGACACGCATAAAGAAAAGAAATCGGCATCTCCGCGAGGTTCTCAATCCGGTAGTCCAACTTGACCTCTGCGGCCTGCACGCGAAGCCTTCTGGTAAACGAGAGTGGGCGGCTGAAGCATTCTGTTGCCAGAAGCACATCGTTCGCGCCCTGCTGTGCAACGCGCCACGGATGTCTCCACAGGTCTCCGTGATCCGGCGCGCTGTCGCTCGCCACCTCAGGGCCGGACATCAAAACGGTAGGCAAACATTCATCCATGCCTGCGCAGTCCGACTCTTCAAACGTCGCATCGCTCGCAAACTGTGCCTTCGCGCCATAGTCGCTTCCACCGACCAGAAACTCCGTTCCAGTTCGCACGCAACGAATGGATGCGAGCCGCCCGCCGTTATCCGGTAGTACGTCCACGCAAAGATCCTTGCTCTGCATTCGAATTGACTTCCCTATCGTCCGGGTTGCGAAAGGTATATCAGAAAATGGCAATAGTCCTCCAAAAAGTCACACACTACCGACACTCTCAAGCCTTACTCTTGGCCACCACTTCTCGGGTCTCTTCTTCCATCAGCCAGCGACGAAGCTGCAGAATGTCATTCGCTCGCGCAATTCCAATCGGTTTGCGTGAGCCATGCGACTGCACCACAACGACATTCTCAATGTTCTTTAGCAGCATATCGCGGTTCACCTGGTCGACGGCCTCCTCCGGATAGGCCAGCACGTAGTCTTGCCGCGCCAGCTCGCGCATCTTGAAGTGATGGTCCGGTGGCTCGATCTTCAATAGATCATGCGCCTCTACGATCCCAACCAGAGACCCATCCTTTTCCACTACCGGCATGAGTCCTATGCCGTTCCCAGGAACAAGCGCCGTCAGTACGGTCCGCAACTCCTCGTCCGCATCGATCACGTTGAACTGCTTCTGCATGATCTGATCAATCCGCGCTCGCATTAGCACCGGCACTGAGTAGTCCTGCAAAATGATCAGCCCTCGCTTGACCAGCTTCCCCGTCATGATCGAATCGCGACTGAACAGCCGCACGAACCCATCTGAAACCATCACGCAGACAATCAGCGGAAGCAGCGCATTCGGATTATGGCTTAGCTCAAACAGAAATACGATGCTCGTAAATGGAGCGCGTGCAATTCCCCCAAACACTGCCGCCATCGCCACCAGCGCATAGAACGCCGGGTTGCTGACCAGATGCGGAAAGATATGCTGAAAGCCAATCGCGAACGTCGCTCCTATACCGCCGCCCACAATCAGCGACGGAGCAAATACACCGCCTGTCGTTCCCGATCCCAGGGAAATCACCAGCGCCCAAAACTTCGCTACCGAGATCCCCAGCAGCTTGCTCATTGTCAGCCGGTCATTCAACATATCGCGGATCGTGTCGTATCCGGTGCCAAAGACCTGCGGATAAAAATATCCAATGACTCCTAGAATTAGCGCGCCAATCGCAGGCGACCAGATCAAGGCATGTTTGAGCGGAAGCTCATCGAAGAAATCTTCTGTCCACGCCAGCGCGCGAATCATCGCCAGGCCGACGATTCCCATCAGAATGCCCATGAGTCCAAACAGCCAAAGCTCATTCATGCTGGTCAGCTTGAAAGCCGGTGTAGGAAATAGCGGAGTCCATCCAACGAAATGAATGCGCACTCCAGTAGCCACCGCGGCCGCAAGCGCCACAGGAATGAACGACCGCGCTCGCAGTTCGAACAGCAACAACTCAATGGCCACCAGAATTCCCGCTAGCGGCGCGGTAAAAGTAGCAGCCATGCCAGCGGCCGCGCCCGATGCAAGCAGCACACGTCGATAGTACGGCGTCAGCCCTACGGCCTGTCCGAAGAGCGATCCGAAGGCCGCGCCCGTCTGAATGATGGGCCCTTCCGCCCCGAACGGTCCGCCCGTCCCGATTGCAAGCGCGGTAGCCAGCGGCTTCAGCAACGCCACCCTAATCCGCATCCGGCTGTGCCCAAACAGGACTGCCTCCATCGCCTCAGGAATCCCATGTCCCTTCAGCGTCGGCTCCCAGTAGTGCACCATGATGCCGACCAGCAGTCCTCCAATCGGCGGAATCAGAATCACCCACAAACCCAGATGGTTATAGGCAGGGTTCGTAATCGCGAACGACACCTTGCCATAGAAAAACAGGTTCGTAAAAAGGTAGATCAGCTCCAGCAGGCCTTCGGCCACCAGACCGCCGATGAGTCCGACAAGCAATGCGTAACCGCAGATCTTGATGACCTCCGGCTCAAGTGCCACACCAAACTGACTCTTCTTCTGGGGTTTACTTTCAGGGTTTGGCGGCGTCACTGCAGTGAAGGGATAATCGGCCATCGGAAACCTCCGCTCTTCGTTATCAGCATCCCGAACCGATCAAAGATCGATCCGGCAAAACGCAATGCAGAGAGCCAGCCCGGATGGCCAATCAAATTCTCGACAGCAGGATTGCAGAATCCTGCCGCGATGTCAGCTCATGACACCAGGCTGTGCTCCTTCGATACCGCTTCAAGACTTGCCTGTGTCGGCGCGTCCCTGCGCGTCTTCAACGCCTGCAAAATATCCGTCTTCGTCACAATGCCTTCCAGCTTTCCTGCAGCGGAGGTCACCAGCAACATGTGCTGTCGATGCTCACTGAGCAGCAGTCGCAGCGCTTCCATCACATCGCAGTCAGAAGACACTCTCGCAACATGTCGATTGGTAAGCTCTCGAACCCTCGTTGTCTCCCACCTCTGGGTAGGCACCTTCGCAACAGACCACACATCGACGACCCCAAGCAACTCGTCCTCTTCGAAGACCGGAAACGTGGAGTGG from Granulicella sp. L56 includes these protein-coding regions:
- a CDS encoding aldose epimerase; this encodes MQSKDLCVDVLPDNGGRLASIRCVRTGTEFLVGGSDYGAKAQFASDATFEESDCAGMDECLPTVLMSGPEVASDSAPDHGDLWRHPWRVAQQGANDVLLATECFSRPLSFTRRLRVQAAEVKLDYRIENLAEMPISFLYACHPLFAVEAGDRLILPREIDRVRLHYSRGDRVDHTEDSISWPLVANGDRKIALDRVGEASDGTAEMLYTDRLTRGICALYRARRQQALVMHFDTSVLPYLGLWLCNGGWPDRPMKQKQYAVAMEPTVAPCGSLAVAIAAGTAPELSPRGVFAFSLRMEVLGCDKSWSYDEVKTYIDEAPAM
- a CDS encoding chloride channel protein, with amino-acid sequence MADYPFTAVTPPNPESKPQKKSQFGVALEPEVIKICGYALLVGLIGGLVAEGLLELIYLFTNLFFYGKVSFAITNPAYNHLGLWVILIPPIGGLLVGIMVHYWEPTLKGHGIPEAMEAVLFGHSRMRIRVALLKPLATALAIGTGGPFGAEGPIIQTGAAFGSLFGQAVGLTPYYRRVLLASGAAAGMAATFTAPLAGILVAIELLLFELRARSFIPVALAAAVATGVRIHFVGWTPLFPTPAFKLTSMNELWLFGLMGILMGIVGLAMIRALAWTEDFFDELPLKHALIWSPAIGALILGVIGYFYPQVFGTGYDTIRDMLNDRLTMSKLLGISVAKFWALVISLGSGTTGGVFAPSLIVGGGIGATFAIGFQHIFPHLVSNPAFYALVAMAAVFGGIARAPFTSIVFLFELSHNPNALLPLIVCVMVSDGFVRLFSRDSIMTGKLVKRGLIILQDYSVPVLMRARIDQIMQKQFNVIDADEELRTVLTALVPGNGIGLMPVVEKDGSLVGIVEAHDLLKIEPPDHHFKMRELARQDYVLAYPEEAVDQVNRDMLLKNIENVVVVQSHGSRKPIGIARANDILQLRRWLMEEETREVVAKSKA